One Setaria italica strain Yugu1 chromosome II, Setaria_italica_v2.0, whole genome shotgun sequence DNA segment encodes these proteins:
- the LOC101765602 gene encoding ubiquitin-conjugating enzyme E2 2, with product MSTPARKRLMRDFKRLQQDPPAGISGAPHDNNIMLWNAVIFGPDDTPWDGGTFKLTLQFTEDYPNKPPTVRFVSRMFHPNIYADGSICLDILQNQWSPIYDVAAILTSIQSLLCDPNPNSPANSEAARLFSENKREYNRKVREIVEQSWTAD from the exons atGTCGACGCCGGCGAGGAAGCGGCTGATGCGGGACTTCAAGCGCCTGCAGCAGGACCCGCCCGCCGGGATCAGCGGCGCGCCGCACGACAACAACATCATGTTATGGAACGCCGTCATATTCGG GCCGGATGATACGCCGTGGGACGGAG GCACGTTCAAGCTTACTTTGCAGTTTACTGAAGATTATCCGAACAAGCCACCAACTGTTCGATTTGTCTCTAGGATGTTTCACCCAAATA TATATGCAGATGGAAGCATCTGCTTGGATATCCTACAGAACCAGTGGAGTCCTATATATGACGTTGCTGCCATATTGACTTCTATTCAG TCCCTGCTGTGCGATCCGAACCCAAACTCTCCAGCAAACTCAGAAGCCGCCAGACTGTTCAGCGAGAACAAGCGGGAGTACAACCGCAAGGTCCGCGAGATTGTGGAGCAGAGCTGGACAGCCGACTAG